The Skermanella pratensis genome has a window encoding:
- a CDS encoding acetyl/propionyl/methylcrotonyl-CoA carboxylase subunit alpha has product MFSKILIANRGEIACRVIRTAKRLGIRTVAVYSDADAGALHVEMADEAWHIGPAPARESYLRGDAILDVAKRSGAEAIHPGYGFLSENAGFAEACEQTGVAFIGPPASAIRAMGGKSEAKALMETAGVPLVPGYHGEDQDPDLLRAEAGRIGYPVLIKASAGGGGKGMRVVAGPEEFDDQLNGAKREAINAFGNDRVLIERYVTRPRHVEIQVFADTLGGCVYLFERDCSIQRRHQKVVEEAPAPNLDPETRRRMGEAAVAAARAIGYVGAGTVEFLLDVDGSFFFMEMNTRLQVEHPVTEYITGQDLVEWQLRVASGQPLPLTQDRLFIHGHAIEVRLYAEDPQKGFLPQTGRLDHLVFPRPDFGARTDTGVRSGDTISIHYDPMIAKLIVHGEDRAAAVRKLRGALAETQVVGLAANTDFLLAIASHPAFLAADLDTRFIERYQDDLLPEPAPADDELLALASLAVLLDRSAKAQAIAAASADPYSPWAGSDGWRLNDDAHDTLTFRDGGTERPVHLIYRRGSYRLDLPGGTVEASGRLAPDGILSADLGGRRLEATVVRRGADIAVFRERGSHRLTLIEPLAGADSAEAPGSRLIAPMPGKIIAVLTEPGAVVTKGQPLVVMEAMKMEHTIKAPADGTVEKVRYAVGDQVEDGAELIGFAETSAS; this is encoded by the coding sequence ATGTTTTCAAAGATCCTGATCGCGAACCGGGGCGAGATCGCCTGCCGGGTCATCCGCACCGCCAAGAGGCTCGGCATCCGGACCGTCGCGGTCTATTCCGACGCCGATGCCGGCGCCCTGCATGTCGAAATGGCGGATGAGGCGTGGCACATCGGGCCGGCGCCGGCGCGGGAGAGCTATCTGCGCGGCGACGCCATCCTGGACGTGGCGAAGCGCTCCGGCGCCGAGGCGATCCATCCCGGTTACGGCTTCCTGTCGGAGAATGCCGGCTTCGCGGAAGCCTGCGAACAGACGGGCGTCGCTTTCATCGGCCCGCCCGCGTCGGCGATCCGCGCCATGGGCGGCAAGTCCGAAGCCAAGGCCCTGATGGAGACGGCTGGCGTGCCGCTGGTGCCGGGCTATCACGGGGAAGACCAGGACCCGGACTTGTTGCGCGCCGAGGCCGGCCGCATCGGCTACCCGGTGCTGATCAAGGCGTCGGCCGGCGGCGGCGGCAAGGGCATGCGCGTGGTCGCCGGACCCGAGGAGTTCGACGACCAGCTGAACGGGGCCAAGCGGGAGGCGATCAATGCCTTCGGCAATGACCGCGTGCTGATCGAACGCTACGTCACCCGGCCGCGCCACGTGGAGATCCAGGTGTTCGCCGACACCCTGGGCGGCTGCGTCTACCTGTTCGAGCGCGACTGCTCGATCCAGCGCCGCCACCAGAAGGTGGTGGAGGAGGCGCCGGCCCCCAACCTGGACCCTGAGACCCGCCGCCGCATGGGTGAGGCCGCCGTCGCGGCGGCCCGGGCGATCGGCTATGTCGGGGCCGGGACGGTGGAGTTCCTGCTGGACGTGGACGGCTCGTTCTTCTTCATGGAGATGAACACCCGCCTCCAGGTCGAGCATCCGGTGACGGAGTACATCACCGGGCAGGATCTGGTGGAATGGCAACTTCGCGTTGCCTCCGGCCAGCCGCTGCCGCTGACCCAGGACCGGCTGTTTATCCACGGCCACGCCATCGAGGTCCGGCTCTACGCCGAGGACCCGCAGAAGGGCTTCCTCCCGCAGACGGGGCGGTTGGACCATCTGGTCTTCCCGCGCCCCGACTTCGGCGCTCGTACCGATACCGGCGTGCGGTCGGGCGACACGATCTCGATCCATTACGACCCGATGATCGCCAAGCTGATCGTCCACGGCGAGGATCGGGCCGCGGCGGTGCGCAAGCTGCGGGGCGCCCTGGCAGAGACCCAGGTGGTCGGCCTGGCGGCGAACACCGATTTCCTGCTGGCCATCGCTTCCCACCCGGCGTTCCTCGCGGCCGATCTTGACACCAGGTTCATCGAGCGGTACCAGGACGACCTGCTGCCCGAACCGGCCCCGGCCGACGACGAGTTGCTGGCGCTGGCATCCTTGGCGGTGCTGCTGGACCGCTCCGCCAAGGCGCAGGCGATCGCGGCGGCTTCGGCCGACCCGTACAGCCCGTGGGCGGGCAGCGACGGCTGGCGGCTGAACGACGACGCCCACGACACGCTGACGTTCCGGGACGGCGGAACCGAGCGGCCGGTCCACCTGATCTACCGCCGCGGGAGCTACCGGCTCGACCTTCCCGGCGGCACCGTCGAGGCGTCGGGCCGGCTCGCCCCCGACGGCATCCTGTCGGCAGACCTGGGCGGCCGGCGGCTGGAGGCCACCGTCGTGCGCCGGGGCGCTGACATCGCCGTTTTCCGCGAGCGCGGCAGCCATCGCCTGACCTTGATCGAGCCGCTGGCCGGGGCCGACTCCGCGGAAGCGCCGGGCAGCCGCCTGATCGCCCCGATGCCCGGCAAGATCATCGCCGTGCTGACCGAACCGGGAGCGGTGGTCACCAAGGGCCAGCCGCTGGTGGTGATGGAAGCGATGAAGATGGAGCACACCATCAAGGCACCCGCGGACGGCACCGTCGAGAAGGTCCGCTATGCCGTGGGCGACCAGGTCGAGGACGGCGCCGAACTGATCGGCTTCGCGGAGACCTCGGCGTCGTAA
- a CDS encoding enoyl-CoA hydratase/isomerase family protein — MDSTNILTDIRDDGVATVSMNRAEVHNAFNDQVIAEMTATLRRLGEDDRVRAVVLRAAGKSFSAGADLGWMQRMAGYGQDENLRDAEGLAELMRTLNFLPRPTVAVVQGAAFGGGVGLVACCDIAIAAEGASFSLSEVKLGLIPAVISPYVVAAIGERASRRYFLTAERFAADEALRIGLVHQVVPADRLDAAVDAILARLAEGGPAAQKAAKDLVFAVAHRPVNATMIRDTAERIATIRASSEGREGLAAFLEKRKPAWTAR, encoded by the coding sequence ATGGACAGCACCAATATCCTGACCGACATCCGGGACGACGGAGTCGCCACCGTCTCCATGAACCGGGCGGAGGTTCACAACGCCTTCAACGACCAGGTCATCGCCGAGATGACCGCGACCCTGCGGCGCCTGGGCGAGGATGATCGGGTTCGCGCGGTCGTGCTTCGGGCCGCCGGCAAGAGCTTCTCGGCCGGGGCCGACCTCGGCTGGATGCAGCGCATGGCCGGCTACGGTCAGGACGAGAACCTGCGTGACGCCGAGGGGCTGGCCGAGCTGATGCGGACCCTCAACTTCCTGCCCCGGCCCACGGTCGCGGTGGTGCAGGGGGCCGCGTTCGGCGGCGGGGTCGGGCTGGTCGCCTGCTGCGACATCGCCATCGCCGCCGAAGGGGCCTCCTTCAGCCTGTCGGAAGTCAAGCTGGGCCTGATCCCGGCCGTCATATCGCCCTATGTGGTGGCGGCGATCGGCGAGCGGGCGTCGCGGCGCTATTTCCTGACGGCGGAGCGGTTCGCCGCAGACGAGGCGTTGCGCATCGGGCTGGTCCATCAGGTGGTGCCGGCCGACCGGCTCGATGCGGCCGTGGACGCCATCCTGGCGCGGCTGGCGGAGGGTGGTCCCGCCGCGCAGAAGGCGGCCAAGGACCTTGTCTTCGCCGTGGCGCACCGGCCCGTGAACGCTACCATGATCCGTGACACCGCCGAACGCATCGCCACCATACGCGCCTCCTCCGAAGGGCGCGAGGGGCTGGCGGCGTTCCTTGAAAAGCGCAAGCCGGCCTGGACGGCGAGGTAG